gctagtttacCTTCctatttgttaaaggacctcaggtttgtatagttaggaaaaatgcaattttcgacaaattgtcattttctcctacaagggggaggaagtggatgcctacatgagacaaacccatgactttatatttgctcatgtacaggaaaaagttcttacaatgctggtacgaagagatacgcttgcctctctcttagtactcggcccagagaggtctgaccattgatcctgcggtgcacaccccagatcaatcggacagaggcttggatccctccctcgctcttacgaccagggaggcattccagggatggacgaacaccagtctgttcatctaaaagactcagattcctcccaccaagaagtgagtcttcctattgttaaaggaccgatggtttgtattacgtatcggaacaaatgacaatttgtcgaaaattgcatttttcctaactatacaaacctgaggtcctttacatatagtccctcctcatgccacccctcactctgcgtattttgcatgggccaaaagcaaaagtgatttgtttacctcgcgCGACGAcctcggacaagcagttaactaccgttctcccaaaaaaaaaaaaaaaacccttgtttcgaagcttacgaccgttccagctgccgctagctacttcctattgttaaaggacctcaggtttgtatagttaggaaaaatgcaattttcgacaaattgtcatattacgtactgtactgtgtgctaggtaaaagtggttgcttggcaatCGTTCGCTACTCATAGTGTGAACGTgaacaaaaggttggaagtttttttttttttttttttcgttttatagttaatggttacttaataattatttgaaatgagtacatgcaatacatttaataaaaaaaattgtgaattagatatcataaaatataaaataaatcagactgctatcatcgatgccaacaaatattttctagaattctttttctgttttaatattatgtttcattatagctgtcagtaactcggtatctcaattaggtaaagatagaataaagaatagaaatgaattgttattatactgtttggtagtttcagtagttgaagggagataatgaaaatttatgattactaaactgtgttctagtaaaagtggttgcttggccgcgatcgttcggtactcttagtgctgaacgtaaacaaaaggttggaagctttttttgtttgaaatgagtacatactgattatttatacattttattggcatattctaagcttttagcttcttcgGTTCAgctgtcagaatcatagactaggctacagtagaaactgctaacataggctagacttattgctaagggacatatgctaaagtcctaatatatgcagtaaaaatggggttgaacattgcatgcagttgaatattactcaagtatgtccagtattttgcctttttggagtcatatttcttccgtcagatcaatgtcgtaaccctagaacgtgttgtaagcctggaaataatttactggggtgtttttgtcgggcttggaacgaattaggcaatttacatgtaaaatgtggttcaagatacgaaaaaatcaggttacgaaggccgcctcggaacagattcaTTTCGTATCcagaggtactactgtagttggTATGTAAAGAGTTCCCCGAGGTCTATAAGTTAAAGCGTAACTACTTTGTATTGTTTTCGTAGGGTATTATTCTGAAATTGTTAAAgtaatgttatatttattttgttgagtGTGAACAAGCTTTCTCTGTTGACAGATTGAAGCCGCCCTTCTCTCCCCGAGATCTCGAGGATTTTGCGAAAAGGTCACCGAAGCCACTGCTTCACCAACGACAGCAGAAGCCGCTTCCCAGACTGACGAACCTGCACCTGAGCCTGTAGCTGCTGCCCCAGAGCCTGTAGCTGAACAGGCTTTTGTCTATGACTCTCCTGCTACACCAACTGACCCTGGGCATGGTAAGTGTCACACCTTTTAACCCATGGTTTGAAAATGCCACAACAGTTGATCGAGGGCATTGTAAGAATGGCATTTGTGGTATCTATTTGAATTTAAATTGATTCATACTTCTgtctttttaaatttattcataCTGCAGTCTTTTCTACTAGGGAATGTCCCATCATGATGGGCAGTTCTGAACCATttgtttaaaaaggaaaattttaatttacagAAATGTTGTAGATGTATGTACTCCTATATACCTTCCAAAACTTCCAACTTGGCCCTGAGAgaggctgaaaataaaaatagtatgtaACTTGTTTCTATGCGGGAAATAACTTCTTAATGCCTCTAGATGGCATTTGTAGAAACCTGACAAATCACTTAGTCATTAACTGAGCAAGAAAAAGAACACTAAGGAATGTATGGAGCTGTAGAGGAGACGTCAGCAATGATTCTAAACTTGTCATTGCCGTACTAAAGTCTATATTAAAAGCTAACAAAAATGCTGACGGTGTCAGGGTTTAAATGCAGTTAAACTTCTTGAAGATGAACACTAAGACATTTGCAattgaatttcaaaatatatttgcatttctGGAAACCTTATCTTGGGAGGAGCAGGCAATGAATGAGGACTGGCTTAAATGTGGAGACTGTAAGTCAGTCTGCTGGAAAAGAAGTTTTGTGAGATGGGCTAACAAGATGAGAACTGGGTATAGTAAAGaatagacaaaaaacaaaggTGTATCATAGACAAATTTCAGGGAGATAAAGAATGCAAAGTAGTAATAAGCTGCATACTCAGTCTAGTTATTGAAAGTAAATGAAGATCAATAAGAAATGAGAGAATACATGATGAGGTTGGCAAAGTCCTGTTTGGATTTTGGGTAATGAACCTGATAGTAACAGTTAAAAGGGATCAAGCCGAGTGTTGAAATATGGAATCTGTCATATCAAAAGGAATGAGACTTGGTGCCTCTTTGTCAGTACTGGCAGGCACGAGGAGGTTGTGTCCAGGAACACCCTTTCTTTATGGCTGTGATCAACAAGACTTCGTGTCCAGCAAAGAGGGCAAAGTCCCATCCCTGGTGTGTTGAAGGAAcattaagtttgttcatgaaacttacctgtcagatatatatataggtgtattcTCTGAACTccaacagaatttctaaaaacttacgacacacgtagtgggagtagggtggttagtacccattcccgccgctgggaggcgggtgtcaggaaccattcccattttctatcagatttcttctgtcgccggtgtcgtaaacatctgtttacacacctccgcctcaggattttggaaaacttttcattggcttgagtatcctcttgattttttggttttttggttttttgatcgATAGctggcatacgtgactttggattgttttgttttaatttggttGGGTTTTTCCCTTAAATATGTCggatctagttcggctagcgccagggtgtgtttgAAAgttgaatgcaaggtgaggctaccaaaagccttggttgatcctcacacattgtgtaaaggttgtagggggcAAGTTTGTAAGTATGATTTTAGCTGTAATGAGTGCTAAAGTTTGGATGATGTACAATGGAAGACAtatgaatcctacgtaaataaattagagcgtgacaggatcaggaggtcttcctccaggagtaaatcgggtagcagacagggtcttaatgtaaccccttctaaccctcctttagattttgtgtctcctaaccccgtagtgttgccttcgggccctcaagtggtatctgcggagggtaatgccctttcacttattctggattcattgaaaacgcttgaatctaaagtgcttgcccttgaaaacaggcaaactaagtgcagtgatagtgcccctagtgaagtggagggggcgtcagatcggccctatagcgcctctaggctgggacctctgccggactcccaggactcaggaagagggcatgtcgaaggccgaaggagggttacggggatcccccaccgatctgacgtcccttcagcagttcctgtggacgcttcccaggctgctaaggagcgtgctcgagcacgtatccagAGAGATTGTttttcgtcttccgacgcgtTCCCTCCCCGCCCCGGCAATGGGGTGGGAATGCTCATCCGGATTCCCGCGgcctttgaagaggactcttcaagatcaagacgcttcacgtcatgctatgtctgattggcattcttctccggaaagcgtagcctttccgccccagaagaagtctaggacgtcatcggatgatgacgccttcgagcgccctagtcgctctagagccaaggctgttcctgggagaaggaagaaggcgtcccctcgcccctcacctTCTCACAGGCACAGCTCGTCTCCCCATAGTCAAGGTAGACTTCTCAGACTGAGATAATCCTTGctatgcaacggcaactggacgctttacttaTGCAGAAGGATACGGTTCCTCGTCGCAAGAAGGACGacagacttccgatcaagagaacaaGACAGTCTTCTCCACCTGCTCCTCTTTCGTCCTCGTCTCCTGGTATTTCGCCCTCTAggcttcgttctgctccccagtgttcgtctagaggtggcggtaagcgtcaggagagagagagagttcttcattctgccctctcttctcgacgtaaggacgctcggcgttccgacatcGACGTTTCTGATGACGATGTTTTAGTTCCTGACGGACGAACTTTAGTACGTTCTGCTCCGCTTTGTCATGCTTGTGTTGACGCTCAACGGGACGCTCGTCAAGTGTCAGTCCCTGTTTCTTCGCGGGATGTTCGTAGGGAGGCACGCGGGACGCTTAGGGAACCGAGGAGGACGCTCCGCTCGACGCTAGGAGAGACGCTCCGCTCGACGCTTctttggacgcttcgttggacgctcagTTGGACGCTAGGTTGGACGCTCCGATGGACGCTAGTAGACATTGTCGTAAGAACTCTTTGGACGAGAATAtggaagttcgctctcgatcggACGTTGTTCCCGAGTCTTTGGCTGACGCTACACGTCTTCCTTCAACTTCGCGTTCTACTCAAGTTATGATTGctgatcctgtgactgttaaggattcTGTTAAGGGTACACTACCCTCTTCTCGTCATCGTTCTGACATGAGACTTGGAGCaaaaggacttctgcctctttcttcggagtttcactcgggtaaggaagaaggggaattaagctgttcttctgaggatgttgacgaagaacaaccctcgacgtcgtcttcttcagactaCCAAGTATTGGCTCGGCTGCTCCGGGATTCATTTggagataccttccttccttctgctcctccttctcctccatcgcagtTTTCATCGTCGAAAGCTAAGAAAACACCAgggtttgtgaaaatgaagacgtcgttgtctaccaagagggctttccgtaaggttaacgcctggatggagaCTAGAAAAGCTAAGGGAAGcaccactttcgccctgcctccgtctaggcttagcggtaaggcagggatgtggtatgaaaccggtgaggagttaggattgaaggttccgacgtcagcacaaggagatttcgccagcgtggtggaTGCCTCAAGGAGAGCTCTTTTAGCCTCAGCGAAGGTGTCGTGGACGACTTCGGAACTTGACCATCTGTTGAAGGGTCTTTATAGgtccttggaagtttttaactttttagactggtgtctcggtgtgttagacaaccagtctcgtaagccagattcgatcagcttgggggagctgtccagtgtattgtcatgcatggacaaggccgtcagggatggctcagaggagttagcctctcatttttcagcaggcgtgttgaagaaaagatcgctttattgcaattttgcggctaagtctgtctctccctcacagagaaacttttgtatgcgcctttctcgagtcatctcttcccccaggctatggtgaaggatctggcagtaagtcttcaggagaaagccactcaagaccttttggctcagtcgtcgagacgtcctgctgtcccttccacgtcttcaggagtccagtctagtaggaagcagaagccctttcgtggaggatctTCAGCTAGATCTTTACCCCGAGGAAGgagtcttcctagaggtagagccccggctaagtccaggggcaagaagtgagagtgCATtacttcagtcaccggtaggagccaggcttcagttgtttggaggagcctggagagaaagagaggcagacacctggtctctcaatatcatagagaaggggtacaagattcctttcgtaaggcctccccctctgacttccactcccagggacttgtccccgtcgtatcctcaagaaaaacagaagatacttttcgatctgctcgagcagatgctcgagaaacgagcagtggaacaggtcttagacctggctacgccaggattctacaacagattgtttcttgttccgaaacactcgggagggtggcggccagtcttggatgtaagtcgtctgaacctcttcatagaaaagcagaagttcaagatggagacacctcagtcagttctgggggccttaagaccgggagattggatggtatcactcgatcttcaggacgcatactttcacgtcccgatacacccccagtctatgaagtaccttcggttcgtcctgaaaggaaaggtgtttcagttcagggctctttgtttcggtctgagtacggccccatttgtgttcaccatcttaatgaagaatgtggcgaggtggctccatctttccaacatcaggatctcgctctatctggacgactggctcatacgagcttcttcgcagacccggtgcctgaaggacctgcaaacgactctgtctttagctgcgtccctgggacttctggtgaacttcgaaaagtcacatctgaccccaacacagtccatcgtgtatctggggattcagatggattcagtggcttttcaggcttttccgtcccaggaacgtcagcaacgaggcatagagaaagtgtcagcctttctagggaaggattcatgctcggtgagggaatggatgagtctgctggggaccaccatttcctcgctggagaagtttgtttccctggggaggctacacctccgacctcttcagttcttcctgtcggacaactggacagagaaggacaacttcgacatgatcTTAATcatctcagaagaggtaaagagccatctaagatggtggctcgatccgttaaagctatcagagggcatatccctcaagcttcggaaccccgacctagtgttgttctccgacgcgtcatccacggggtggggagcaacactagggggggaggaagtgtcaggcagctggagaggggaacaggtagcctggcatatcaacttcaaggagctggcagcggttcagttagcgctccagttctttcagga
This region of Macrobrachium nipponense isolate FS-2020 chromosome 25, ASM1510439v2, whole genome shotgun sequence genomic DNA includes:
- the LOC135199539 gene encoding uncharacterized protein LOC135199539 — encoded protein: MSRLPQIIRLIRPIRIEAALLSPRSRGFCEKVTEATASPTTAEAASQTDEPAPEPVAAAPEPVAEQAFVYDSPATPTDPGHAVGPGASKTGEYPNTEYYTYNKMSYFDLEVEMGADRIPQPSADNGLL